One window of Papaver somniferum cultivar HN1 chromosome 9, ASM357369v1, whole genome shotgun sequence genomic DNA carries:
- the LOC113307598 gene encoding putative pentatricopeptide repeat-containing protein At3g11460, mitochondrial — MLKPSIISRSYYSNSWNIQLREVAKDGCFKEGIEIYRQMLRHGDSPDSFTFPFALKSCASLSLPISGSQIHSHVIKTGCEPDPFIQTSLISMYSKCSLINNARRVFDENVHSRRLTVCYNALLAGYSHNSQPLKAMLLFQKMFSSDVPFNNITMLGVIPACAFPENIRFGMSLHGCNVKCGTDCDSFVVNSLLTMYVKCGSIELARKLFDEIPQKGLISWNAMISGYAQNGLATQVLDLYGEMKKFGVEPDPVTFVGVLSSCAHLGAQRIGREIEQRIACSNFDTNTYLTNSLINMYARCGNLARARKLFDEMGEKNIVSWTAMIAGYGMHGHGDIAIELFNEMKLTGIQPDGTAYVSVLSACSHAGLTDKGLGYFKEMERDYGSRPGHEHYACLVDLLGRAGRLQEAKELIHSMPMKPDGAVWGTLLGACKIHGDVKLAELAFERVIELEPTNVGYYVLLSNIYTNAENMEGVARVRVMIRERKLRKEPGCSYVELKGKVHLFIAGDRNHPRTNEIYEMLNRLEELIEESYGTEAKNEKRRRSEETTSTSAGVHSEKLAVAFGLLNTTADTEIVIIKNLRICGDCHLFMKLVSKVVSRGILVRDASRFHHFKDGTCSCNDYW; from the coding sequence ATGCTAAAACCTTCAATTATTAGTAGAAGTTACTACAGTAATTCATGGAATATCCAGTTGAGAGAAGTAGCAAAAGATGGATGTTTCAAAGAAGGTATAGAAATATACCGCCAAATGCTCCGTCATGGAGATTCTCCAGATTCTTTTACCTTCCCATTTGCTTTGAAATCTTGTGCTTCACTTTCATTGCCCATCTCCGGTTCACAAATTCATTCTCACGTTATCAAAACTGGATGTGAACCTGACCCGTTTATACAAACTTCTTTGATTTCTATGTACAGTAAATGTTCGTTAATCAATAATGCACGTAGGGTATTCGATGAAAACGTGCACTCGAGAAGATTGACTGTTTGTTATAATGCTTTACTTGCTGGGTATTCTCATAATTCTCAGCCCCTGAAAGCTATGTTGCtgtttcagaaaatgttttcttctGATGTTCCTTTTAACAACATTACAATGCTTGGGGTGATTCCTGCCTGTGCGTTCCCGGAAAATATTAGATTTGGTATGTCTCTTCATGGCTGTAATGTTAAATGTGGAACAGATTGTGATTCATTTGTTGTGAATTCTCTTCTTACGATGTATGTTAAGTGTGGGTCGATTGAATTAGCTCGGAAACTTTTTGATGAGATTCCTCAGAAAGGGTTGATATCTTGGAATGCAATGATATCAGGGTATGCACAGAACGGACTTGCTACTCAAGTATTGGATCTTTATGGTGAGATGAAGAAATTTGGAGTAGAACCTGATCCTGTTACCTTTGTCGGTGTTCTCTCTTCTTGTGCCCATCTTGGTGCCCAACGAATAGGTCGTGAAATTGAGCAACGCATTGCATGCAGTAACTTCGATACTAATACTTATCTAACAAATTCCTTGATAAATATGTATGCTCGTTGCGGAAATCTAGCTCGAGCTCGGAAACTCTTTGATGAGATGGGTGAGAAAAATATTGTCTCATGGACAGCTATGATTGCAGGTTATGGAATGCATGGGCATGGTGATATTGCAATTGAACTTTTTAATGAAATGAAACTAACCGGTATTCAGCCCGATGGAACAGCATATGTAAGTGTATTGTCTGCTTGTAGCCATGCTGGATTGACTGATAAGGGCTTAGGGTACTTCAAAGAAATGGAGAGGGATTATGGGAGTCGACCGGGTCATGAGCATTATGCATGCTTGGTGGATCTTCTTGGTAGGGCTGGTAGGCTTCAGGAAGCTAAAGAGTTGATTCATTCAATGCCTATGAAACCTGATGGTGCAGTTTGGGGGACTCTTTTGGGAGCGTGCAAGATTCATGGTGATGTTAAGTTGGCAGAATTGGCTTTCGAGAGGGTTATTGAGCTTGAACCAACGAACGTGGGATATTATGTGTTGTTatcaaatatatatacaaatgctGAAAACATGGAAGGAGTAGCAAGGGTTCGAGTGATGATAAGAGAACGAAAACTGAGAAAGGAACCTGGCTGTAGTTATGTCGAGCTTAAGGGAAAAGTTCATTTATTTATAGCAGGGGATAGAAATCACCCTCGGACCAATGAGATATATGAGATGTTGAATAGGTTGGAGGAATTGATAGAGGAAAGTTATGGGACTGAAGCGAAGAATGAAAAGCGAAGGAGAAGTGAAGAGACTACTAGTACAAGTGCAGGAGTGCATAGCGAGAAGTTGGCTGTTGCATTTGGGCTTTTGAATACAACGGCAGATACAGAGATTGTTATCATCAAGAACTTGAGAATCTGTGGAGACTGTCATTTGTTCATGAAGTTGGTCAGCAAAGTTGTGAGTCGTGGGATCTTGGTTAGAGATGCTAGTCGGTTCCACCATTTTAAAGATGGAACTTGTTCATGCAATGACTACTGGTGA